A segment of the Pseudoalteromonas sp. DL-6 genome:
TAATTTAAACAAAGTTCAAATAATACACAGATTACAGAGGATAAAGAAAGGTTAATAAGATGAAAAACAAATGGTCAGACCAGCTGATTTTCGGGGTTCGGGGTTCGGGGTTCGGGGTTCGGGGTTCGGGGTTCGGGGTTCGGGGTTCGCCAAAATAATGCTTGGTATTAATTAAAACACAATTAGTAATTTATTTATAAAAAAGCAAAGAAAGGCTGTGTTTTTTTGCTCATTTTCACTCATTCTTTGCTCTTTGTGCAAATATATTTTAAGTGATTTATTCACAACAGAGATTAAGAGACGCTGCGCTTTTAGAGGAGGTTTTAGGTTAGAGGTTAAAGGTTTTAAGCCCGTTCCACGTTGCTTGTAGCTCGTAGCTCGCCCACATTAAGCTAAACACGGTGCTTAGTTTCTACCAAAACCAAACACCAAATATATTTATTTCTGAACCTCTGAGGGCACAACCATTGATTGTCACTTTCTCTGTGTACTCAGCATTCTCTGTGGTAAATAAATTACTTAAACACTATTACACAAAGAGAAGATAATAGGGATAAATGAGAAGCCAAAATGAAGTAACCCCCAGTACCTAGAACCTAAAGCCAGAGATCTAATATTTATTTTTTGAACCACAGAGGGCACAGAGGCGCTTCGCGCTCCACAGAGGGAACAACCATTGATTGTCACTTCCTCTGTGTACTCTGCATTCTCTGTGGTAAATAAATTACTTAAAAGCTATTACACAAAGAGAAGATAATGAGGGTAAATGAGAAGCCAAAATAAAGTAACCCCTAGTGCCTAGAACCTAAAGCCAGAGATCTAATATTTATTTTTTGAACCACAGGGGGAACAACCATTGATTGTCACTTCCTCTGTGTACTCAGCATTCTCTGTGGTAAATAAATTACTTAAAAAACTATTACACAAAGAGAGGATGGGGGTAAAGAGGTTTTAGCCCGCCCCCCGTTGCTCGCGCAGCCCGCCAACACCAAACTAAACAAGGTGCTTGGCTTAATTTCTACCTAACACCTAATACCTATGACCCAACCCCTAGTTTTAACTTAAACCGCCAAATAAAGTCATTAAGGCAATTAATACTAAGTAAAAAAGTACATTGCGCTTAACCAGTTTAATCATACAGGTAGCTTCAAAGGTGCAACCATAATAGCGCTCTTCAACTTGCTCGGCGGCTAATGCAGTATAAGTAACCACCTTACGGTTAGGGCTTGAAAAATCAAACACGTAGCGCAGCCAACAACTCGTGCCTTTGTTAAAGTTGCCAATCACTAAATAACCAAAACTAGTAATACGCGCTGGTAACCAGTCTAGCCAAAACAACAAACGGTGAATGAGCTTAAAGTGTTTGGCAATCACTTCATCGCGGTTATCACTGACTAAGTCTGCAAAGGTACGTACTAATGCATAAAAAACAGCACCAGCAACCCCCAATACCACAAACCAAAATATAACCGCGCAATAAAACCGGAAATTAACCCAAGCTAATGTTTGCCCAACGGTTTCTCCGCCCTGCTGATCTTCTGTGCGCTTTTGTCCCAATTGCAAAGCATATAAAGTAGCTGCGGTTTGATCACCGCGAGTCAGTGCATTTAAATACGACTTATACAAAGCACGCTGTTTAGCACAGCCAAAGCACACCAATAACACCGCTACATTAAAAACAAGCTGCCACAATGCAAAGTCAGATAAAAAATACACACACCCAACAGCAATCACTGGCAGTAATAACCAAATTAAAAACCCGGTAGCCGTGCCAAATAAACCTTTATTCGTTAATAAATTAACACTGCGATTTAAGTAGCCATTGGCATAATGACTTATTTGCCAATGCGCAGAGCGAGCACCTAAACGCTCAAGTATCAGTGCTATTATTATTGAAACCAAAATCATGTTGTTACTCGCTTAATTTAGGGTCTGTTGACCTTTGCGGATTATAATTTGTTCAAACTAGGGGCGATTTAATCGCGGCGCGAGGTTTGTAACCTAGTGGGCTAAGTCAAAACCGAGCAACAAAGAGTAAATCGTCTCTAGGCAGAACCCGAAGGGCAGCGCCTGTTTGGCATTGATGCTACGTTATCGCCTATTTATGGGGAATAACCACACCACATAGGCGCTGCCTTGCCTAAATACCAAACAGACTGCTGCAAATTTAACCTTGAAAGGTCAACAGACCCTAGTTATTTAATTAGGTTAAAAAACTTACGCCAGTTAAAACTAACCCCAGGGTCGGTTTTTCGCCCAGGGGCAATATCGCAGTGCCCTACTATATTACTGGCTGTTATTTTTGGGTAGCGCTGCATAATAGCCTGCGCCAATGCAGCTAAACTTTGATATTGCGCATCGGTGTAGTTAGTTGTATCTGTGCCTTCAAGCTCTATACCTATACTAAAATCATTACAATTTTGTTGCCCAGCAAAGCAAGAGCGCCCCGCATGCCATGCACGTTTTTCAAAAGGGACATATTGTATAATTTCACCACAGCGCTTAATAAAACAATGCGCTGACACTCTAAGCCCTGCTAAATCAGTAAAGCTAGGGTGTGCATTGCAATCAATATTGCCCATAAATAAGTCATCAACGTAGGGAGTGTTAAACTGCCCTGCAGGTAATGAAATATTATGAATAACCAACAGCGAAATATCGCAGTGAGCAGGTCGATCGTCAAAATGGCTACACGCCCGCTGGCTAATATTATTTATAACGCCTAAAGAATCTATTTTCATACTATTTATTTAAAACTTATGTAGCCCGCTGCCCATAGCCCGTTACCCGCATCCCGTTACCCGTAGCTCGCAGCGCTCAGGTTAATCAACCAAAATTGATGTATATCAAGATGCTAATAGATTTAAGCCCATAAAGATAGCGTAATACCAAACGATAAAATATGATTAACGCGTTAATTAAGCGCTGGCTTTTTAGTTTAGTTGTTAGCGGCTTCTATTTAGTAATTAAA
Coding sequences within it:
- the ampD gene encoding 1,6-anhydro-N-acetylmuramyl-L-alanine amidase AmpD, yielding MKIDSLGVINNISQRACSHFDDRPAHCDISLLVIHNISLPAGQFNTPYVDDLFMGNIDCNAHPSFTDLAGLRVSAHCFIKRCGEIIQYVPFEKRAWHAGRSCFAGQQNCNDFSIGIELEGTDTTNYTDAQYQSLAALAQAIMQRYPKITASNIVGHCDIAPGRKTDPGVSFNWRKFFNLIK
- the ampE gene encoding beta-lactamase regulator AmpE produces the protein MILVSIIIALILERLGARSAHWQISHYANGYLNRSVNLLTNKGLFGTATGFLIWLLLPVIAVGCVYFLSDFALWQLVFNVAVLLVCFGCAKQRALYKSYLNALTRGDQTAATLYALQLGQKRTEDQQGGETVGQTLAWVNFRFYCAVIFWFVVLGVAGAVFYALVRTFADLVSDNRDEVIAKHFKLIHRLLFWLDWLPARITSFGYLVIGNFNKGTSCWLRYVFDFSSPNRKVVTYTALAAEQVEERYYGCTFEATCMIKLVKRNVLFYLVLIALMTLFGGLS